The Halobacillus amylolyticus nucleotide sequence ATATAAGTCGCCTTCTTGTAAATATTCTACAACTCCATGAATTTTTTCCACAGAGAAGTCAGTTTCGTAGTCTAGCGGCAATTTATTAATCAAATCGACAACTTTATCATAACTTAAAAATGTATGTCCCCTGTCCGCAGCTTGCGAAAGAACAAAAATCACCATCGCCCGGAAACGCCTTTTATCTCCCTTAGTACGCATCTTTGACGGTCTCTTTAAAGGATGATTATTTATAACCAATTTATTTGTAAACAACGCATTGTCAATTTGAGATATATTAATCTTCCCTTCCTCTTTCTCTTTGCGAGATAGTTCATATAATCGGTAAGGGTTCTCAATAACTTCATTAGGTTGATTCTTGTACTTTTCCCAAGCAAATAACGCTTGATCCACTGATAAATTGATGCGTGCTAACAAGTCAAAATATCTTATTTTATTTGCATCTTTTAGAAGACCGTTAAACTCATCTTCCTTTTCAGCGAGACTATCATCAAGTTTTTCATCACCTATTTCTTTATCTCCTGAAAAATAGTCCCCTAATTCAGTAATCAAATCTCTATTATCAGTATCAATATACGTTGAAATATCAAATCCATATTTAACACCAAAAGCTGATAACATTGCTCCAAGCCCGGGATAGATTCCACGTTGATTCCAAACATTCTCTAGCTGTTTTTCTACATAATTAAGTTGAGTATTCACCCAACTACGGTTAGCAGTTTTCAAATGTAAATCAGCGATGTTTTTCAAAGCAATTTTTGTTTGATTTAACACATCAATTGTTGCGTCGAAACTAACCCACTCGGCTGCATAAGAGAACTCGTCACGAAATCCCGTGGGTTCAAATATAGTAACTGTACTTACATCAAAATCCGGATTTAATTTTGCATATTGTTCAATTTCAAGGTAAGGCATTAAGAAACCTTGGTCCCCACCTTCACGAATAGAATGCGCTGCATTTGTTTCCCAAATATAATTTTTTTCATCGCGTGTACCATCAGTGTCATATTCTTGTATATTGATCGGAGAAATGATATTTCCAATTCCTGCAATCACCCTGCGGTTAGCTTCAATGAAAGGAACTTGCTTGTAATAAGGAAATATAATAGACTCATATGATTTAACATCCGAGAAAAAATAATCAAAAATCCCTTTTTGAGAATCCCCGTGCGAAACCCATGCACTATTCCAAGTAAGCATTTGCTCAGTTTTATCCAAATCAAAATGAAAATTATAATACTTAGCCTTCTTCTTGGCATTATCTTTCAACGTCCATGAAAATGGACGCAATAAAAAAGAATAAGGCTGAAGTTCAAATACTGTTTCTTCAAAATGATTAAATTTTTCATTACCTTTTTTATACGGGTGGTTTAACTTTAAAGGAATCTTCGTTTCACTCATAAAAGCCGCATTTTCAGTAATCCAATGTTGCATTTCTAAGGGACCTGCTACAAGATAATCCATACCCTTATAGTTATCCTCAAATTCCAAATCCCTTAATGAAGCAATATTAGGAATCACCTGACTAGCAACATTGTTTTTGGGGTTATCATCAACTTTTCCCGTAAAACCATTATCCTTCCAAGGTATTCTCGTTGAGAAATGTTGTACGTATTTTGCTCTTTTGGGTTTTTGATTAGTCATTTGAGCCAGTCCCTTCATACAACATCGCTTTTGTTTTAAGACTCACAAACACATTTGAAATGATTCTCTGTTTTGCATCTGACACCTTAGGCAGGTCTTCTCTCCAGGATTTTTTGTTACGCATTAAATCAACTTCCTTTTAGAAATAGTTAATTGCTCAATAAATCTACACTTACTTAAGATAAATTATTCTTATCTACGATAACCGTTTTTTAAATTATCTATAAATGGTGTATAAAATTCCTTAGCATGCCGATCGTAACCATCACTACTTCTGTTTTTGAAATACACTTTTATGTCCCAGTTAAGTGGTATAGAACCAATCTGCCCTTTCTCATTCACCTCTATGAAATTACATAAGTGAGCATTGATGTCATTTACTAGGTTTTCTTCCTGATTAGTTAATTCAAATGGATTAGCATTAGCAATATGTTGGTCAGCTATAAAGTCTACGAATACCGTATATTCAGTATGCTTATCATTATAGAAGATACCTCTTATTTGGAGGTCCACTTCATTTACATCCAATCTAAGTTGATTATAAACGTCCTGTACGTAGTCATAAATCCTACCTATATATGAGACAGTAGGAAAGTGCAACGATAACCTCGAAGACAAATAAAGAAAATCTTTTTTATAGTGAGCAGCCCAAAAAGATGGGGTATTAGTGTTATAAACTTTCCAACTAACTCGATCAGAACTTTCAGGGAAAAACTGATTTATTAAAGCAAAGTTACCGGGTTTTAATAATCTATCTTCTAAACGAACTTCATCCCAATAATCTATAACTATATTCTCGCTGGATTCTAACTCTTTATAAGCGTTAATTAATCCAGACGTAAGAGCAGTAGTACAAACCATTAGATAACCGGTTGCTCCAATCCTTCTACAATCCGTAGTTAAAGAATTAGCCTCGTCTTTGCCTAAAGGTTTCCCGGAATGTGATTTATGTTTGCATTGAACCAACCATTTCCTCTCAAATTTACTTAATGGCCCTTGCACTTTCTCATGAACTATCAGGTCACGTCCTCCATCTGGCCCTTTACCAGTCCAATGAGTTTCATAACCCTCACGAACAAAAACTTCTCTTATTAATCTTTCTAAATCTGTACCATCTATTGATAGTTCTTTGAAATTTATTATATTGTTTTCCCCCTCTATATTCGAAACTATCTACTAAATTGAACTATTCACCCAACAATATTTACTAAATTATAACATTAAAAAGGTACCTGGACCCACTTCGCTATAGTGATAACAGATTAAGATTAGACTTTTTTGAACACAAAAAAGATGGCGAGCATTTGCTCGCCATCTCTTTTAGAATTAGGGAATGTATCACATCATGCCGCCCATTGCCTGAGTAGAATAAATACTTAAAGATTAGAGTTCAAAACGCCTTTATAATCGGCATTTGAACTTCAACGTAATATCTTGAGGCAAAATAATAAAGTGTAAAACAATTATTTTAGCTTAACCGTTCTTTATTATTTCCATTACACCTATATATTTTCTTCCTTTTTCATATATTCTTCACGTATTTGAGATAAAGATTTTCCACTTTCTTTATGAATAGCAAAAACATACGTTTGAACACTTGACCAATCAAATATTCCTTTCAACCATTTTTGCATTGATAGTTCTTCCTCGTTAACTTCTACATTCCCATTTCCCTTTAAAATAGCTTCTTCGTTTCGTCCTTTAGGTAGGATAACATCCCCCGGCTTTACAACACCCCACTCGAGCATGTCATCAATTTTAGGTAGTTTCCGGCGAATAACCCTCTTCTTCTTTGTAAAACTATAGGTTAAATCATCTAAAAAATTTACATAGTAATCCTCATAATTAGTCAGAGGAAGCAATTTTTCGATTCCTAAATATAGTTCCTCGTCTATATTGTACGGAATTAGCTTAAAACAACATATATCAACATTATTACTATTTAACCAAGCGATTGCTGATAACGTTTGTTCATCATAATCGGAAGCTGCTAATATAATACGTTGGCCGTTATTGAAAGTATGCTC carries:
- a CDS encoding restriction endonuclease, with protein sequence MVSNIEGENNIINFKELSIDGTDLERLIREVFVREGYETHWTGKGPDGGRDLIVHEKVQGPLSKFERKWLVQCKHKSHSGKPLGKDEANSLTTDCRRIGATGYLMVCTTALTSGLINAYKELESSENIVIDYWDEVRLEDRLLKPGNFALINQFFPESSDRVSWKVYNTNTPSFWAAHYKKDFLYLSSRLSLHFPTVSYIGRIYDYVQDVYNQLRLDVNEVDLQIRGIFYNDKHTEYTVFVDFIADQHIANANPFELTNQEENLVNDINAHLCNFIEVNEKGQIGSIPLNWDIKVYFKNRSSDGYDRHAKEFYTPFIDNLKNGYRR